aaataaaaaattagaatcaTAATATTCTTTAGCTTTTACTGTGCTAATTATCTTCAACTTGATTATAATTTAGTTATAATGTACGTAATTGTAGCACGTTTTGTCGTTGTTATTcagtttcttttgtttaaatactATCTATTCCAACTGATTGTTTCCGTCATACGTAATATCAGTaggttaaattaattgtttatcgCACGATGCGGTTAAAGCACGTTGGATGCGCGCACGTGCTCACATGGGTCACTCCAGACTCCACTCACTTTTTAAGGCTTATAGATGCAGAGACATCTCGAAGAGACACGAGACAAATGTTGGTTGTACAACAACTACTTTTATCGACGGAAGATAACGTTATCTCGcgaaatttggaaataatCATGGATAAATCGATGTATCGATttgaattatgtaaatattaactatGTACACTCGTTGTCTTGTTCGTTTTCAACTAATCAACTAGTCGTCAGTTTGTTTGTCTCTGATCAGATGATTTTTGACGTTATAACGGTtgttacatatacatatacatgtatttgtCGTCGTTTCGAACATGGCCGCGGTGGAGTGTGAATCGAAAGACGACAAATCGGCGGACGCGTCGGAAACACTGGTATTTTCCGAGGAAACTGTTAAAACGATCGAAGGACATGAATCATTGGGAATACCGCTACAATCTTCGTGGACGTTATGGTTGGACAAGTAAGGAAACTTGTTTACTTTTCGCTGCgtaatattccaaataaaatgCTCGGTATATTGCATAtcgatcttcttttttttctcttcttcttctttcatcTAACGAAAAACgtgattaaaataatatgcgTAATCAATCCGCGTTCTCCGGTACTACTGAATCCGCGTAGATTGCGAGAACGTGATTGAAAATTCctggaaataaatgaatgctACTAAATGTCGTCtcatttaatttgttattaataaaaataacgacaTTGCGATTATCGTAAAAGCATGAAGAATTAGTATCGTTTTACAATCGCAGTTAAATCGAGGTTACGGtttaagaagaagaaataatgaCTTACATCATCCATTTGTtgcttataaaatatactcgtgtttgttaaatatcaataaaatggACAGGGCTGTATCCGGAACAACTGtcgaagaatataaaaaaaatttgacaaagATTTATACCGTGAACACTGTGCAGAGTTTCTGGGcagtttttaataacatacCAAATGCCAGCGCTATGCAGGTGAGTATACATGCACGTATACAGTTTATAAAGtaattatcgattttatttatatgaattactGTACGTAACGATTGTTACAATTGTAGGTTAGATACAGTTATCATTTGATGAGGGATGAGAGATATCCGCTATGGGAGGAACCTGTTAATCAAAAAGGTGGAACATGGAGATTAAAGTGCCACAAGTCCGATACCGTAGGTATAAAGAGATTTATCGTTAGGTTTGATACGTTAAACGGTATATTTGGTATACGTAGGAACAGATTTGGAAGGAGATGGTGCTCGCGGCGATCGGAGAACAGTTTTCCGAATGTATGGCCGAAGACGATGAAATTTGCGGGATAACCGTGTCTATCAGAGACAGAGACGATCTCGTTCAAGTATGATTTTAACGATTTAAACGGTGTAAACTAATTTGCAAGATAATCTAattcgtttataaaatattcttattctgCTTTTGTTTAGATATGGAATAGTAACGCAAGTTTAGCATCGAAAGCTACCGTTTTAGAAAAAGTTCATTCTCTGCTACCCAACGTTAActttacagaattttataaacgtAAGTCCAATAGAGTTttgttgcattttgtagatttaaaaaagttgATAGAAacgtgtttgaaaaatttgtactaTTGCGTTTACAGCTCATCAATCGCATCACGCTTACGGACGCCGCTAAGCATACGTTAATattggtaaaatattaattggtCTTGGAATATAAGAATGGTGAGAAAAGTTTGACCGCCAACACGATTACGCTGGGCAATTGAATTCTACGAAAACTTGctacaacaagaaaaaaatatgttgttTATTAGGAGagcataaaaattgttgaaattgtaCTACTTTTAAATggtcaaatatatttttatatttacaacgcATGTCTATTTGTTAACCCATACggcaaatttttaagataaatATTGGAATGCCTATAATAGACATTTTAAAGTAGCAGTCCATAATAAATTCGCATAAATGTACGTTGTACGACGTACCATGCATGTATCGTTGGCGTGTTGCGCCTGCCACTCGTCCTTTATTAATCGTTCCCTTTTATTTACTGCAAAGCCCATATTCCATTACAGGCATGGCGCTAAAAAGATACGACCGAACAATATTTCGATGGAGAAGATAATATATGTGTGTCGTTCCGCACACTTTCGAAAGcagatatttcatttgaattccTAATCACATATCCATAAAATCGATTCGTCGGCCGACCAAACGGCGCCGGCTTAACATTTTACGGCTTTTCGACATTCATCAGATTGACGTCGACCAATGAATATCTCAAACATTAAGATACATATCGAAGACTTGTATCGGGACTCGATTAAACTAgttttaaattgcattaaaGTTATTTCCCAcgtggaaatatttcattgtttgcGTCGTGTAGtatcgtcgcgtcgcgtcgcgtcgcgtcgcgtcggttagAAAAATACACGAATCGATCATACACCCTCGTATATCTAGATTTATCGTATACTTTTCCAAAGTCGTACAATACGTTTTCCTATCTCGATTAAATTCTTATGGATTTATATTCTCTTGGATTTTGTGGAAACCAGAATTGTCGACTTTGAAAGATTTACACGTGAATACATATGTATCAACGGATTGGCATTGCAGGGCGTCCTTGCGCGAACAGCCTTGGGGTACACGTGCACATATACGATTAATAATGTTACGTTAatagtgtcggtaatgtagagagACAAGAGGAACGGGAACAGAAGTAACTGCACTCGCGAGCAGTTTCTCTCTGGCATGAGTCACCgttcgttattatttacaaatttgtaGAAACAGGTTTTAACGAGACGgtaacgaaaaagaaatgcaCATAATGCTTTCCTAGCATCGTCCGTGTCGTAGTTGAGTTTATTCTTGCTCTACGATCTACGATTAACATATGCGCAAGTTGAAGCAGACGATGGCGCCAGGTAGGAAACGAACGTTTAAGATGAAGCGGAGAAACCtgtttaatggaaaatttccaGGACGTAACGAATGTcgaaatatagaatttttaacaaatttcaacgtATGGTAGAAAGATGAAAGAACGTTATAGCCGAATTGAAAATGATTCAAATATTCACGGAGAACCTTGAGAGGTTGAACTttttcaaaagtaaaataGACTTTCGCTTGATAAATTCAGCTCGTCTCTTAAGAAATTGCCATACCGATTCGATATGCCCATCCTTTGGAATTTCCAACTTTACATTGACATTCATTAATCAGACGTCGCATTGTTACGTGGGCGGTGATTGTAGATTTTTTTAGGAGCGCCACGTTTATCGATTAATCCGACGCAGCCGtccaaaaatttattcaagtatgtattatgtatagaTGATCGTGGCGCCGACTGACACCGTTACTGACAACAAAACTCGTAATCATTCCTCTCTGGCGTCAATGTGCTTGATATATCGCGCTATTAACGAGTTACACGTCTCTTTATACAGTATTTCTATTTAGTCTGTCTCTTTGTTTATTCGCGTACAGCAGTTGACTCGACATTTCAAAACTCGACAAATATTGTTCccttaaaaaaaggaaagaaagtaaaaattgtacaacaaCTACGATatagtatattatacatacacgATACGTATATGCATATCTTTTATCAAGTATTTCGAAAGACATGccatgtattttaatacgcGATTACGCAGACGAATTTGATTAAGGAACTCGTGAAATCCAGCAGATAACTACTGCGTCAATGCTggactatttttataatatgcgACTAAATGCGTCATCGCGAGTTCCGTGAGTTATTAACGTGGAATTAGTCGTACGAAATGCTACGGCAAAAGTAGGTTCAGTTCTCTCGTACAATGACCTCTGAAGCATCGGCAGAGATTCTCCGATTTTTTCGCCGAGCATCCTGGAGAACCAGACAGAAATTGTTAAAGGTAAGTATAGAAGCAGGaatgaatcgaaaagaaacaaataaatatgcataatTTTGAAACAGTTCATGTTTGTATagcatgtatatgtatagaataGAAATAGTTGCGAGCGTTTACGATTCGTGCGGTACGATATTTCCGCGTACGCGTACACACGTTAAACTGTTGTTCGATATCGCGGTTCGAGCTAACGCGAGAAACATTCGTGTATTCGAAACAGGCATCGTTGATGCCAACTCTTTCGCCAGAGAAGCGCTAAGCATCCGGCAACTGTTACATGCGTCGACCGGAACGAATTCCACACCTCTCGATCTCGGATCACCGACATGACCGTCCGATCGTTACGACCAAAAAACTTCTTCGAGTCGTGGAAAGTGAATTTCCAAATTCAGGTTACGTGCTACATACACGTAGTATACCAAAGTATAGAGCACCCTTGACACCCGTTTATGTAATTCCTGCGCGATTGGTCCTGTAAAACGTTGCATTCGAGAGACTGTTCCATGGATCAAAGTCGCGATAAGCTCGTGAACGAGTAAACGTTAGACGTGAGAACGTTTGGTTTTAGGAAAATTCTGGATTTACCGATGAAACGCACGATAAATTACGATTCCGTACACGAAACATCGAATGAAAGATTCCGAATCGTAAAGAGTATCGATatcgaacattttttacatacacGTACGAGTACATACATTCGGGTTTTCACGggatatttagaaataacaCTGAACCAACATTGAGAACCTCTGGATCTATTCTCGTAGGATTCGAGTGACATAATAGTCGGATGACTGCACGATGACTGTAAATGTGCAGCGAGCCTACGAGATAGTGGTGATTACCTGGAACGATACCGGTCACGGTAACAGACGCGCGTTCGCATTTCTACTGCACGAATAATCCAAGCTTCCTTATTCCATGCAGCTGTGCCGATGCGTATTTATGCGTGAAAGCGAGTTTGCTGTATTTGAATTCCCACGTTGGTcatcgtcgcgtcgcgtcgtaaACAAGTATCATCGCTAAGCAAAACATCGATAATCGCTACTGGTTTCATCcatcttcttcttttaattacgCGGCATTTTAGAATCGCGTCTCACAGAAACGTTTGCGAAACTAATAATTCCATCAATGACCTACGTCACTCGTTGTCAAACTTTACCATCCATCTTTTTCTATGCgcttaataaatgataaataacgGCGGTAAACGGACGGAAGCAAACATTTCGAAGAGACGTGTCACGAATTCGGATCCAGAAAACATACATTCGCAATTATCCTATTTTTGTTCAACTATCTATATTTACCATTCGTGCTGTGTGTATTTTTTCTCGTATATACGTACTATTCCTAATTATATCTCGTATTCTACGTAAGTAATATTGgcgaattttaaaatacacttGGACCATTTGGAAGAACGTGGAAGCGTCGAGTAACGCGATTCTAACGCGAGAACCTAACGCGAGCCAGCTGGAAGAACCGGATGAACAAGATCGGAACGTTTCCAAGCAGATTTCCAGTGGGCAGATTAAGTTGGTCTGGTTGGATCGTAGAATTGGAACTGTTCCAATAATACATAGTATAGCAATAAAATTCTACCGTGATGATAGTTTTATTTCGTCGAGTTGATTGTTCCGAGAAGGAACAACATGTTGAAATTGTATCGATATCGAGCGATTAAATGGCAACTATTGGCGAGAATGagaaaacattatttgttGTTATCCAGAACAGTTTGTATCGGGCCGATGACGTCCTGGACAGACGTAAATATTGGAAGAACTGGTGTGCTCGTGGACTGGACTCTGGTCTTGAAAGCGCGGCGTGGCGCGTCTGGTGGGATCGGAGGCACGTAGACATCGGTAGCTTACCAACATGCATATAACCAGGGAGTCGAGGCAAAGGAGATTGGCCAGTTTGCACGGACCATTCGACACGAGTGGATCGTCGCTTGTATGTTTCGTGCATTCGATTCCACGTGAACGTTATTCTCGCctgccgcgccgcgccgcgacgcgtcgcgacgtgATATCGATATTTCCGTTTGGACGATTAACAAATACACTCCGACTATAAATTTCTCGGCTCTCGCGTAGCTCGAATGATAATTCCTCGATCGCGAGGAGAGTGTTTTCGTTGAAGAATTTACCGTTCGTGCTGGACTTTGTACGAGTAATGTACGTGCGATAGATCGAACAGATCTAGACAAAGTTGGAACGcgtagaaaaattgtattccgaAGGCTGTCGaagaaaaagtgaaacgtCAGTAATGAGGAATCGGAGAACTTTTGTGATCGTTGTCGGTATCCTGACACTGGGATGCCGTACTTTATGTATCACTGGTTCTGCGATACCCATGTGGGAATTCCTGTCGCGGGACGAGAAAGTGAGTATTGTTCGAGGTTCTttcgtaaatgaaattcgtatAATATCCGATTGAAAAAACTTGTGCGCTCGAGACTCTTGCTTTCTCCGACAATTTCcacgttcaaatttttctCTGCTAACTATCGCTGAGCGTGTAGTTTTTAGTTTTGTACGGCCTTCGTTATACTCGTCATTTCTCtagagagaaaaatgaaaaatctataGTCTCTAACGAgtctattaatttttcttttaacacgCCCTACCATATAGTAAAGCCCTGTACGCGACATCggtaaaatgaaactttcacCGAACGAAATGGTGCGCATTCATATAAAATGCTCTCTCTGCTCGTGCACTTGTGCACTTGTACACTTGTACACTTGTACACTTGTACAGTCCAGTCGAGTGCAATTGCGCGAGCGCGTCTCGGACATTGACTTTTCTCGTGACATTGCGTCCGCGTCCGCGCCCTCGTCCTCGCCCGCACCAGCACCCGCGGTCGTTCCTCTTGTTTACCTTAGCTCTAGTTTTTCAAGTTTTCTCCATCGAACAAGAGTTTCGATGCTTCTACTTTAGTAACGTACTATAAATCGTAGCAATTTTTCCGTCCAACAGTAAAAACACGCACGGATCAAGAAATGATTGTTTGCCGCGAGTAATACCGGAAGCTTGTTCGATTGCCACGCGATATACTTGTCTTCCTCTCgataaaagaatagaaataggAGGAGATATCGACTCAAAAAGTCATATTCCTTCGGTATTGAGTATTAACATGCATAATAATAAGATCAACCAAAGGCACGTAAATGTGATAATAAGAGAGGGATGAATTAATATAAGCGAGCATGAGTGATGAagtgataaaacaaaaaacacaaCTAGGTACAATAAAGATTGTCAATGGTTATTGTACCTCGTTTGATTCCACTCGTATAGCCGTTATCGATTTCACGTCTCGTCGCgatgcgtcgcgtcgcgtcgcgtcgcgtcgcgtcggtatATTCGATTTCGAGGGTTCGAAAGTTGTTACGGAAATGTCATTAGAAATTCCAAGGTCGAATATTCGCGTAATCGAACGTCCATAGATAGAGCCAAAAGTGTGTGGACATCGAGCATTGCGTTTTGTGTAGAACGCGAACAGGGGCATGTTTGACGGGTAGAATTGATCGtgacgaaaaggaaaaaaaagcgTGTATCGCAATCAGGCCCGATACGTGATGTACGAGGAGCCGCGGCTCgcatatatatttgtttgttataACTGTCGTGTCCAATATACCGTGCGTTACACATTGCCGAGTTTCACCGGACGCGGTCAGAATGCATTTGTCCACGCGGAATAGAAAACAGCTTTCGCGATCATCGACGCTCTTTGAACagacgaaaaaagaaaagaacgttAACACGAGTATATACGAGTAgaggattattattataaaagaaaaagagatgGATAAATCGACACGATTTTCATCGTGATGTTGAAAAtgagatttaattttcacagaTCTATCATGTATCCCGGTAATTTCTTGATCGCGTAACAGTTAACGTTCGCGCTACCGTTCGataatttcatgcttttcCCTCAATCTCCCGATCAACTTTGAAACGTTCGATTTCAGACGAGCCATTTGTTCCGAATATTCAGTGAGCAAGTAGCAAAGTTCTGCACGGATTCCTCGATGCCTGATTGCAACAAAAACTTGCTCGTCTCCGGTCTTCGAAGTCTAGCCAATATGGACGACACGTTTCTCGATAAATTGGATCCGTATCAGCGTGGCGCCAAGGAAATGAGTGAGTTTACAAACTTTCCATGTAcctctataataaataatatacgtaCATAGGTATAGTACACGAGGATCGTAACTTGTTACTTCTCGGTTACAGTTTGGCGCGCCATGGCGAAAAACGGATATTCGCCGAGAACCGGTCACGAGCCAGATGAATCCTACTTGACGACTGGACCAGATTCGTTaggtatgtaaatatattataattataattataaaatttgactAGTTCAACTTACTCGAGCAAATAAAGTAGCAAAAATTACGATAAAAATTAGCATCGTGTAATTGAACCATCGATCAACATGCCGTGGAAAAGATCATTTCTGTGACGATGCTATCGCAAACACGCAATTTATGGCCGAACAAACGGATTTGTTTCGCATCGCGATCACTCGGGGGCGTTTCTTGTAGCTGCCAGCGATAATTGTACCCTGATGCGatgtttttaaagtaaaaagtaaggaaaaaaaaaagatagctTTATTTGCCGTAaaaagttataataattagCTCGAGTGAAAGTTTTAATCGATGAAAGATCGCGTGAACCAACGCGAGAGACTGATAGGCTGGTAAAAGTTGGCCAGAGTCGATAAACCTTTCCCATTAACATTGAGTCGCAACATTCTACACGCACAGTACCAGAGAtatgaaagataaaaatacgagtaataatagtaatagtaatacatCAGACTGAAAAGCAGATTCAATGTTTGCGTTTCATTCGCATTCAGAAATTCGCGTGACCCGAAGCGTCAACGAAAACAAATGGTGCTGCGAGAAAGTTCCAGGTACCGTGTCGATCACGCGCATTCCACTagaaagtttgtttttttctttcttcttttgaacGAGATCGCATTCGATAGTAAAACGCTCCTTCTCAAATCGACTAGTCTTCTTCGCTGCACTACTTTCACTCCATCTCCAACAATCATCGTGACAATTCGACGGggattatattatactatatcgTAACATTTACCGACACCCGATCTAAACAATTCGATACAGCTATTACAAAACGTCCTTTATCTTTTAATCTCTCTGGTTTAATGCGTTTCGTGGCCAGGGTACACGG
The sequence above is drawn from the Hylaeus volcanicus isolate JK05 chromosome 2, UHH_iyHylVolc1.0_haploid, whole genome shotgun sequence genome and encodes:
- the LOC128872792 gene encoding eukaryotic translation initiation factor 4E type 3-like — encoded protein: MAAVECESKDDKSADASETLVFSEETVKTIEGHESLGIPLQSSWTLWLDKAVSGTTVEEYKKNLTKIYTVNTVQSFWAVFNNIPNASAMQVRYSYHLMRDERYPLWEEPVNQKGGTWRLKCHKSDTEQIWKEMVLAAIGEQFSECMAEDDEICGITVSIRDRDDLVQIWNSNASLASKATVLEKVHSLLPNVNFTEFYKPHQSHHAYGRR